One window from the genome of Corynebacterium sp. SCR221107 encodes:
- a CDS encoding TIGR02234 family membrane protein, with product MAKTNVVASLMIGAGAVALWAASRMSWITVTAFDDKSGEKTVDLIGSLWSTESSAVGLVLAVACIAGVALRRLGRRVVGIIAAVAAAGAAWSPMQLLFSAPDASRVLGLLSSDNSTSRSDQGALLSGWAEISTMSVQVPALVVALLGCGLALFGGIILAMRPGADTAKRTQYERTQARHERVLDDLESDPDSGRVLWDAIDADIDPTDPAGPAGQARPFGSTDSPQR from the coding sequence ATGGCAAAGACGAACGTTGTAGCAAGCCTCATGATCGGCGCGGGGGCGGTGGCCTTGTGGGCAGCCTCGCGCATGTCGTGGATCACTGTGACCGCCTTCGATGACAAGTCCGGGGAAAAGACCGTCGATCTCATCGGCTCCCTGTGGTCGACCGAATCGAGCGCGGTAGGCCTCGTCCTTGCGGTCGCCTGCATCGCGGGCGTTGCTTTACGACGCCTCGGGCGCCGTGTTGTAGGCATCATCGCCGCCGTTGCCGCGGCTGGGGCGGCGTGGTCGCCCATGCAGTTGCTGTTTAGCGCGCCCGACGCCTCCCGTGTTCTCGGCTTGCTGAGTTCCGACAACTCCACCTCTCGCTCCGATCAGGGCGCCTTATTGTCTGGCTGGGCGGAGATTTCCACCATGAGCGTGCAGGTGCCCGCGTTGGTTGTGGCGCTGCTGGGCTGTGGTCTTGCCCTGTTCGGCGGCATCATCTTGGCGATGCGTCCGGGGGCTGACACCGCAAAGCGCACGCAATACGAGCGCACGCAGGCCCGTCACGAGCGCGTGCTCGACGATCTTGAGTCGGACCCCGACTCCGGCCGCGTTTTGTGGGATGCCATCGACGCCGATATTGATCCCACCGATCCGGCAGGTCCTGCGGGGCAGGCGCGGCCATTCGGTTCTACGGATTCGCCCCAGCGTTAA
- the hisI gene encoding phosphoribosyl-AMP cyclohydrolase — translation MTTPHTQVPHAESDNPADFDLDPAIAQRVKFNDKGLVPAIVQSNQGEVLMMAWMDSHALAYTLASKRGTYYSRSRSEYWIKGLTSGHVQAVTGVQLDCDGDTVLVTVEQTGGACHTGNRTCFDADRLM, via the coding sequence ATGACCACCCCACACACGCAGGTACCGCACGCGGAATCGGACAACCCGGCCGACTTTGACCTCGACCCGGCGATCGCGCAGCGGGTGAAATTCAACGACAAGGGGCTCGTCCCGGCCATCGTCCAGTCCAACCAGGGTGAGGTGCTGATGATGGCGTGGATGGACTCCCACGCGCTGGCGTACACTCTTGCAAGCAAGCGGGGAACGTATTATTCCCGCTCACGCAGCGAATACTGGATCAAGGGCCTGACCTCCGGCCATGTGCAGGCGGTCACGGGCGTGCAGCTGGACTGTGACGGCGACACGGTGTTGGTCACCGTCGAGCAGACCGGGGGTGCTTGCCACACCGGCAATCGCACCTGCTTCGATGCCGACCGCCTGATGTAG
- the hisF gene encoding imidazole glycerol phosphate synthase subunit HisF, with translation MAVAIRVIPCLDVDRGRVVKGVNFEGLKDAGDPVELAARYDAEGADELTFLDVSASKDGRGTMLDIVRRTAEQVFIPLTVGGGVRSEEDVDQLLRAGADKVSVNTSAIARPELLSELSRRFGAQCIVLSVDARRVPEGNPPQPSGFEVTTHGGSRSAGIDAIEWAKKGEELGVGEILLNSMDGDGTKAGFDLELLEKVRAAVSIPVIASGGAGKAEHFPPAIEAGANAVLAASIFHFGEVSIREVKDAIAEAGFEVRR, from the coding sequence ATGGCTGTTGCAATTCGCGTCATCCCCTGCCTAGACGTCGATCGTGGGCGTGTGGTCAAGGGCGTGAACTTCGAGGGGCTCAAGGATGCCGGCGATCCGGTTGAGCTTGCGGCCCGCTACGATGCTGAAGGCGCAGACGAGCTGACCTTCCTTGATGTTTCCGCCTCAAAGGATGGGCGTGGCACCATGCTCGACATCGTGCGTCGCACCGCCGAGCAGGTATTCATCCCGTTGACGGTTGGCGGCGGGGTGCGCAGCGAGGAAGATGTCGATCAACTGCTGCGCGCCGGCGCGGACAAGGTGTCCGTGAATACCTCCGCGATCGCGCGCCCGGAGTTGCTGTCCGAGCTGTCCAGGCGTTTCGGAGCCCAGTGCATCGTCTTGTCGGTCGATGCTCGCCGGGTGCCCGAGGGCAATCCGCCGCAGCCGTCGGGCTTCGAGGTCACCACCCACGGTGGTAGCCGCTCTGCCGGAATCGATGCCATCGAATGGGCCAAGAAGGGGGAAGAGCTCGGCGTCGGCGAGATCTTGCTGAACTCCATGGACGGTGATGGTACGAAGGCAGGCTTCGATCTCGAGCTGCTGGAGAAGGTGCGCGCCGCGGTAAGCATCCCGGTGATCGCCTCAGGAGGCGCAGGCAAGGCTGAGCACTTTCCGCCGGCGATCGAGGCTGGAGCCAACGCCGTGTTGGCGGCCTCCATCTTCCACTTCGGGGAGGTCAGCATCCGCGAGGTCAAAGATGCCATCGCCGAGGCAGGCTTCGAGGTTCGCCGCTAA
- a CDS encoding inositol monophosphatase family protein, protein MNDLRELYHIGEAVLDTAEEMFLQGLGADPTHFKKPGDFATEIDLSIERYLRQTLSSLTGIPVFGEEYGGDDGPPQWVVDPVDGTANFAAGNPMCCVLLSLVVDNEPVIGLTSVPVTRQRFGAFKGSPLFVNGRAQAPLKDRPSMAAHVGFSSVSSPAESGFPSMLRQGILGDLTRTYLRPRITGSVGIDLAYTAAGIFEGAVSFSPYLWDNAAGVALVRAAGGVVTDIDGNPWEVGGTGAVVGSPRGHATIVELIQKYRQSHGDS, encoded by the coding sequence ATGAATGATCTGCGCGAGCTCTACCACATTGGCGAGGCGGTCCTCGATACCGCCGAGGAGATGTTCCTGCAAGGCCTAGGCGCTGATCCGACACATTTTAAGAAGCCGGGAGACTTCGCCACGGAGATCGACCTATCGATCGAGCGTTACCTGCGCCAGACGTTGAGCTCGCTCACGGGTATTCCCGTGTTCGGTGAGGAGTACGGCGGTGACGACGGACCCCCGCAGTGGGTGGTTGACCCGGTTGACGGCACGGCCAACTTCGCCGCCGGCAATCCCATGTGTTGCGTATTGTTGAGCCTCGTGGTGGATAACGAGCCCGTTATCGGCTTGACTTCGGTGCCGGTGACCAGGCAGCGCTTTGGCGCGTTCAAGGGCTCGCCGCTTTTTGTCAACGGCCGTGCGCAGGCCCCTTTAAAGGATCGTCCCTCCATGGCCGCCCACGTTGGTTTTTCCAGCGTTTCCTCGCCGGCGGAGTCGGGTTTTCCCTCCATGTTGCGGCAGGGCATTCTCGGGGATTTGACTCGTACCTACCTAAGGCCTCGGATTACCGGGTCGGTGGGAATTGACCTCGCCTACACCGCCGCCGGCATTTTCGAGGGGGCGGTGAGCTTTAGCCCCTACCTATGGGATAACGCCGCGGGCGTGGCGCTGGTTCGGGCCGCTGGGGGAGTAGTCACCGACATCGATGGAAATCCGTGGGAGGTCGGTGGCACCGGGGCGGTGGTTGGTTCCCCCAGAGGGCATGCGACCATCGTTGAGCTCATCCAGAAATATCGACAATCCCATGGGGATTCTTAA
- the priA gene encoding bifunctional 1-(5-phosphoribosyl)-5-((5-phosphoribosylamino)methylideneamino)imidazole-4-carboxamide isomerase/phosphoribosylanthranilate isomerase PriA, with protein MTFTLLPAVDVVGGQAVRLNKGEAGTEKSYGSPLESALNWQSQGAQWLHFVDLDAAFGRGSNHEMMAEVIGKLDIAVELTGGIRDDESLERALATGAKRVNIGTAALQKPEWIEKVLGEYGDKVAVDIAVKEIDGEWRTRGNGWVSDGGDLWEVLERLDAQGCARFVVTDVSKDGTLEGPNVDLLRDVSAATDAFIVASGGISSIDDIVAIAKYADEGIDSAIIGKALYEGRFTLAEALAAL; from the coding sequence ATGACCTTTACTCTTCTTCCCGCAGTCGACGTCGTAGGCGGCCAGGCCGTGCGCCTTAACAAAGGCGAGGCAGGCACCGAAAAATCCTACGGCAGCCCGCTGGAATCCGCGCTGAACTGGCAGTCCCAAGGGGCGCAGTGGCTTCACTTCGTCGACCTCGATGCTGCCTTCGGTAGGGGCTCGAACCACGAGATGATGGCTGAGGTTATCGGCAAGCTCGACATCGCGGTGGAACTGACCGGTGGTATCCGTGACGATGAGTCCCTCGAGCGTGCTTTGGCAACGGGAGCCAAGCGCGTCAATATCGGCACCGCGGCCTTGCAGAAGCCGGAGTGGATTGAGAAGGTGCTCGGCGAGTACGGCGATAAGGTTGCCGTCGACATCGCGGTCAAGGAGATAGACGGCGAGTGGCGAACCCGTGGCAACGGGTGGGTCTCTGATGGCGGCGATCTGTGGGAGGTCCTCGAGCGATTGGACGCCCAGGGGTGCGCCCGTTTTGTGGTGACCGACGTCTCCAAGGACGGAACGTTGGAGGGACCCAACGTGGATCTGCTGCGAGACGTTTCTGCAGCCACTGATGCTTTCATCGTCGCCTCCGGTGGTATTTCTTCCATCGACGACATCGTGGCGATTGCCAAGTATGCCGACGAAGGCATCGACTCCGCCATTATCGGCAAGGCCCTGTATGAGGGGCGTTTCACTCTCGCAGAGGCACTCGCCGCACTATGA
- the hisH gene encoding imidazole glycerol phosphate synthase subunit HisH produces MKTVALLDYGSGNLRSAHRALERVGASVTVTSDPKEVLAADGLLVPGVGAFAACMEGLKKIKGDRMIGERLAGGRPVMGICVGMQIMFEHGVEHGIAANGCGQWPGTVEKLQASVLPHMGWNTVQAAEGSELFAGLDPQTRFYFVHSYGVRQWEFEPDGLTEAPKVTWATHEDDRFVAAIENGPLWATQFHPEKSGDAGAHLLENWLRQL; encoded by the coding sequence ATGAAGACAGTGGCACTGCTTGACTATGGCTCCGGTAATCTCCGCTCCGCACACAGAGCGCTCGAAAGGGTCGGCGCCAGCGTAACGGTAACCTCGGATCCCAAAGAGGTTCTTGCCGCTGATGGGCTCCTTGTCCCCGGTGTGGGTGCTTTCGCTGCCTGCATGGAGGGCTTGAAGAAAATCAAGGGCGACCGCATGATCGGCGAGCGGCTGGCAGGCGGGCGCCCGGTGATGGGCATCTGCGTCGGCATGCAAATCATGTTCGAACACGGCGTGGAACACGGCATCGCCGCCAATGGGTGTGGGCAGTGGCCGGGAACCGTCGAAAAGCTGCAGGCATCCGTGCTGCCGCACATGGGGTGGAACACGGTGCAGGCAGCCGAAGGAAGCGAGCTTTTCGCGGGGCTCGATCCGCAGACCCGCTTCTATTTCGTCCACTCCTACGGTGTGCGCCAGTGGGAATTCGAGCCGGATGGCCTCACCGAGGCCCCAAAGGTGACGTGGGCAACCCACGAGGACGACCGCTTCGTCGCAGCGATTGAAAACGGCCCGCTGTGGGCAACACAGTTCCACCCGGAAAAGTCTGGCGACGCCGGGGCACACCTGCTGGAAAACTGGCTGCGCCAGCTCTAA
- a CDS encoding MFS transporter: MSSPSQPTAASGQALLTIPGLGWLLAAVALAFAAFSIMLPIAPLAVLDAGGSKVVAGVATTAFMVVTVLTQLATATLISRFGYRRVMLVATAFLSMPALIQVFVTDPWGIVAISALRGIGFGTVCVTQYALVAKLVPEGMFGRASGAIGVAAGFAQMATLPLGVIVITTAAGFHGAYLITAIVGLAGLAVCFFVPEPAQTRRAPQTRTREEPTSQPGQQKERDHRGGLIKLFALPACALASVSMSYGAISSFLPDTAAAMDPTVGAMLAGIMLSVIGGAQMVARYAAGVIADRGQKAGVLLPPGLILTAMGMAGIGLVVAVNGSVWWFLALVLVFGIGFGVVQNETMLVMFARGHKERIAQASTAWNVSFDSGTGLGSVLFGAVATIASTSGAYYVAGVVILAATVAVIIDARVGGHRNTTG, encoded by the coding sequence ATGAGTAGCCCATCACAACCCACCGCCGCGAGCGGGCAGGCCCTGCTGACCATTCCCGGCCTCGGCTGGCTGCTGGCCGCCGTTGCGCTTGCCTTCGCAGCTTTTTCCATCATGCTGCCGATCGCACCTTTGGCTGTCCTCGATGCCGGTGGATCCAAGGTGGTGGCAGGAGTGGCTACGACCGCGTTTATGGTTGTCACCGTGCTCACGCAGTTGGCCACCGCCACGTTGATCAGCCGCTTTGGCTATCGCCGCGTCATGCTCGTGGCCACCGCCTTCTTGTCGATGCCGGCGCTCATCCAGGTTTTCGTCACCGATCCGTGGGGGATCGTTGCGATCTCGGCCCTGCGTGGCATCGGTTTTGGAACCGTGTGCGTTACCCAATACGCCCTCGTGGCCAAGCTGGTCCCAGAGGGAATGTTCGGCAGGGCCTCTGGTGCGATTGGGGTCGCGGCGGGGTTCGCACAGATGGCCACGCTGCCGCTCGGAGTCATTGTTATCACCACCGCCGCCGGGTTCCATGGCGCCTACCTTATTACGGCGATCGTCGGCCTTGCGGGTCTAGCTGTGTGCTTCTTCGTCCCCGAGCCCGCACAAACCCGGCGCGCACCGCAAACGCGTACGCGGGAAGAACCAACCAGCCAGCCCGGGCAGCAGAAAGAACGGGACCATAGGGGAGGACTCATCAAACTCTTTGCCCTCCCGGCCTGTGCGTTGGCGAGTGTTTCCATGAGCTACGGTGCCATCTCGAGCTTCTTGCCCGATACCGCCGCCGCCATGGATCCCACCGTCGGGGCGATGTTGGCCGGCATCATGCTGTCGGTCATCGGTGGCGCGCAGATGGTCGCTCGGTACGCTGCGGGGGTCATCGCTGATCGTGGACAAAAGGCGGGCGTGCTGTTGCCACCCGGGCTCATCCTCACCGCAATGGGTATGGCTGGCATTGGCCTCGTCGTGGCTGTGAATGGCTCGGTGTGGTGGTTTTTGGCGCTGGTGTTAGTGTTTGGCATCGGATTTGGTGTGGTGCAAAACGAGACCATGCTGGTGATGTTTGCTCGCGGCCACAAAGAACGCATCGCGCAGGCGTCGACGGCGTGGAATGTGTCCTTCGATTCAGGCACGGGGTTGGGGTCGGTGTTGTTCGGCGCGGTTGCGACCATCGCTTCGACCAGCGGTGCCTACTACGTGGCGGGCGTGGTTATCCTTGCGGCCACGGTGGCAGTGATTATCGACGCGCGAGTAGGTGGACACCGCAATACAACCGGGTAG
- the hisB gene encoding imidazoleglycerol-phosphate dehydratase HisB: MTERIGTVHRTTSESDIEVSINLDGTGKVDISTGVPFFDHMLTALGVHGAFDLRVSAKGDTHLDAHHTVEDTAIVLGQAIAEAVGDKRGIKRFGSFLLPMDETLVEAVVDFSGRPYFVMNGEPEYMVHSIIGGHYATVINHHFFETLAIHSRTTLHVNCRYGRDPHHITEAEFKAVARAMREAVSSDDRLTGIPSTKGAL; the protein is encoded by the coding sequence ATGACCGAACGCATCGGCACCGTCCACCGCACGACCAGTGAGTCTGACATCGAGGTCAGCATCAACCTGGACGGAACGGGCAAGGTGGACATCAGCACGGGTGTGCCGTTCTTCGACCACATGCTCACCGCCCTCGGTGTGCACGGCGCTTTCGACCTCCGCGTGAGCGCCAAGGGAGATACCCACCTCGACGCCCACCACACGGTCGAGGACACCGCCATCGTCCTTGGGCAGGCTATCGCGGAGGCAGTGGGCGACAAGCGAGGCATCAAGCGCTTTGGGTCTTTCCTGCTTCCCATGGATGAAACCTTGGTGGAGGCTGTCGTGGACTTTTCCGGCCGCCCCTACTTTGTGATGAATGGCGAGCCTGAGTACATGGTGCATTCGATCATCGGCGGGCACTACGCCACCGTGATCAACCACCATTTCTTCGAGACGCTGGCGATTCATTCGCGCACGACCCTGCACGTCAACTGCCGTTACGGGCGCGATCCGCACCACATCACGGAGGCTGAGTTCAAGGCGGTAGCCCGTGCGATGCGCGAGGCCGTATCCTCCGACGATCGCCTCACCGGCATCCCGTCCACCAAGGGAGCACTGTAA
- a CDS encoding histidinol-phosphate transaminase, whose protein sequence is MARITLADLPLREELRGDEPYGAPQLDVPVRLNTNENPYPPSDALIEELAHCIAEQARELNRYPERDSVELREALAEYMTKQTGVALTKDNLWAANGSNEVLQQLLQAFGGPGRKALGFQPSYSMHPILSAGTQTEFVSCPRDENFRIDLDAAKAAIATHQPDVIFVTTPNNPTGDVTDLAVTEEIIKAAPGIVIVDEAYAEFSDSPSAVSLIDKYPAKLVVSRTMSKAFDFAGGRLGYFVADPAFIDAVMLVRLPYHLSVLSQTAALVALRHSGDTLATVATLVAERKRVQAELKALGFEVIPSESNFLFFGNFADQHDVWQQFLDEGVLIRDVGVKGHLRVTIGLPEENDAFLAAATTIIAKL, encoded by the coding sequence ATGGCACGAATCACTTTGGCCGACCTCCCGCTTCGCGAAGAACTGCGCGGCGACGAACCTTATGGCGCACCACAATTGGATGTGCCCGTTCGCTTGAACACCAACGAAAATCCTTACCCGCCGTCCGACGCCCTCATCGAGGAACTAGCGCACTGCATCGCCGAGCAGGCCCGCGAGCTCAACCGCTACCCGGAGCGCGACTCCGTGGAGCTGCGCGAGGCGCTGGCCGAGTACATGACCAAGCAAACCGGCGTCGCGCTGACGAAGGACAACCTGTGGGCGGCCAACGGTTCCAACGAGGTGCTCCAGCAGCTGCTGCAGGCCTTCGGCGGCCCGGGACGCAAGGCGCTAGGCTTCCAGCCCAGCTACTCCATGCACCCCATCCTGTCCGCCGGCACCCAGACGGAATTCGTCTCCTGCCCGCGCGATGAAAACTTCCGCATCGACCTCGACGCCGCCAAGGCCGCGATCGCGACCCACCAGCCGGATGTCATCTTCGTGACGACCCCGAATAACCCCACCGGTGATGTCACCGACCTGGCCGTCACTGAGGAGATCATCAAAGCTGCGCCGGGTATCGTCATTGTCGACGAGGCCTACGCGGAGTTCTCCGATTCGCCCTCGGCGGTGTCTTTGATCGACAAGTACCCAGCAAAGCTCGTGGTGTCGCGCACCATGAGTAAGGCCTTCGACTTTGCCGGCGGACGGCTGGGCTACTTCGTCGCCGATCCCGCATTCATTGACGCAGTGATGCTGGTGCGCCTGCCCTATCACCTCTCCGTGCTGTCGCAGACCGCGGCCTTGGTCGCGCTGCGCCACTCCGGCGACACACTGGCCACGGTGGCAACCCTGGTTGCAGAGCGCAAGCGCGTCCAGGCGGAGCTCAAGGCCCTGGGCTTCGAGGTCATCCCCAGCGAATCGAACTTCTTGTTCTTCGGCAACTTCGCCGATCAGCACGATGTCTGGCAGCAGTTCCTTGACGAGGGTGTACTGATCCGTGACGTCGGCGTCAAGGGGCACCTGCGCGTCACCATTGGCCTGCCGGAGGAAAACGATGCCTTCCTTGCCGCCGCGACCACGATTATCGCAAAGCTGTAG
- the hisD gene encoding histidinol dehydrogenase gives MLNIIDLRGRRPSTSELRRALPRGGTDIQAVLPVVAPLVEDVRVNGAKAALDYSEKFDNIRPASVKVPSEVIDAALASLTPQVREALEESIQRVRKVHSEQVPSGHTTTLAPGGTVTEKFLAVERVGLYVPGGNAVYPSSVIMNVVPAQEAGASTMVVASPPQAQFGGWPHPTILAACSLLGVDEVWAVGGGQAIALLAYGDDEAGLEPVDMITGPGNIYVTAAKRLVRSVCGIDSEAGPTEIAILADDTADPVWVAYDLISQAEHDVMAASVLITDSPELAEAVNKEVEARYGVTLNADRVAEALRGQQSGIVLVDDLEMGIQVADAYAAEHLEIHTENSREVAERIRNAGAIFVGGFSPVPLGDYSAGSNHVLPTSGSARYSSGLSTHTFLRAVNIIEYDEAALKEISPTIIALADAEKLPAHGEAIKARFEDLTPE, from the coding sequence ATGTTGAACATCATCGATCTGCGGGGCCGTCGGCCGTCGACAAGCGAACTGCGCCGTGCGCTGCCGCGCGGTGGTACCGACATTCAGGCGGTGCTGCCGGTCGTGGCGCCACTCGTTGAGGATGTGCGCGTCAACGGTGCCAAGGCCGCCTTGGACTACAGTGAGAAGTTCGACAACATCCGCCCCGCCAGCGTCAAGGTGCCCTCAGAGGTCATCGACGCCGCGCTGGCGAGCCTCACTCCGCAGGTGCGCGAAGCGCTCGAGGAATCCATCCAGCGCGTGCGCAAGGTGCACTCGGAGCAGGTTCCAAGCGGGCACACCACCACGTTGGCACCTGGTGGAACCGTGACGGAGAAGTTCCTCGCCGTCGAGCGTGTGGGCCTCTATGTTCCCGGTGGAAACGCTGTGTATCCTTCCTCGGTCATCATGAACGTGGTGCCAGCCCAAGAGGCGGGCGCCTCCACCATGGTCGTGGCCTCCCCGCCGCAAGCGCAATTCGGTGGGTGGCCGCACCCGACCATCCTGGCAGCCTGCTCGTTGCTGGGCGTGGACGAGGTCTGGGCCGTCGGCGGCGGCCAGGCCATCGCGCTTTTGGCATATGGCGATGACGAGGCAGGCTTGGAGCCGGTGGATATGATCACCGGCCCGGGCAACATCTACGTCACTGCGGCCAAGCGCCTCGTGCGTTCGGTGTGCGGCATTGATTCCGAGGCAGGCCCCACCGAGATCGCCATCCTCGCCGACGACACCGCTGACCCGGTATGGGTGGCCTATGACCTCATCAGCCAGGCTGAACACGACGTGATGGCGGCGAGCGTGCTGATTACTGACTCCCCGGAGCTTGCTGAGGCCGTGAACAAAGAGGTCGAGGCCCGGTATGGTGTCACGCTCAACGCCGATCGCGTGGCCGAGGCGCTGCGCGGGCAGCAGTCCGGAATCGTCCTCGTTGACGACCTCGAGATGGGAATTCAGGTGGCCGATGCCTACGCCGCGGAGCATCTAGAGATTCATACCGAAAACTCCCGAGAGGTGGCGGAGCGAATCCGCAATGCTGGCGCCATCTTCGTCGGCGGGTTCTCCCCAGTTCCCCTCGGAGACTACTCGGCAGGCTCCAACCACGTGCTGCCCACCTCCGGTTCGGCACGCTACAGCTCGGGGCTTTCCACCCACACCTTCCTGCGCGCAGTCAACATCATCGAATATGACGAGGCCGCGCTCAAGGAGATCTCGCCGACGATCATCGCGCTTGCCGACGCCGAAAAGCTCCCAGCGCACGGCGAGGCCATCAAGGCTCGCTTCGAGGACCTCACGCCCGAATAA
- a CDS encoding YbjN domain-containing protein has product MAVDEPKRTQTPEFVDQGMIIRCLEELGFHFDITMGAVSDRIEVPWPNHDLLIRFEDDFARVLCVDATMTGRVDLSMVNSVAELIADWNGQRVNPAAVLHIDDDGSIRVNFRSTLAVDRGASFDQVCAFLQITADASALASDLFGERFPELTQPRHSRKSTFDDVDALIDDSTPEPVDLERVRTSLGELGISKTQGDDVALLAWVNSILIGFFIESSPSLLVKGHWDSDLDAERDFMRCFLVCNEWNEDHITTKAFCTQDEQGLQLRVEYVCDTGAGLNDVQLLHNLSLAVHHILKCIDHLSREISGTPAVDWPE; this is encoded by the coding sequence ATGGCAGTCGACGAGCCCAAGCGAACTCAAACCCCCGAGTTCGTGGATCAGGGCATGATCATTCGCTGCCTGGAGGAGCTTGGCTTCCACTTCGATATCACGATGGGCGCGGTCTCCGATCGCATCGAAGTGCCGTGGCCGAATCATGATCTCCTCATTCGATTTGAGGACGATTTCGCCCGCGTCTTGTGCGTCGATGCCACCATGACCGGCCGGGTGGATCTGAGCATGGTCAATTCGGTCGCAGAGCTCATCGCCGATTGGAATGGTCAGCGCGTGAATCCGGCGGCCGTGTTGCATATCGACGATGACGGTTCGATCCGCGTCAACTTTCGCTCCACCCTTGCTGTCGACCGTGGCGCTAGCTTCGATCAGGTGTGTGCGTTCTTGCAGATAACCGCCGATGCTTCCGCGCTGGCGTCGGATCTTTTCGGCGAAAGGTTCCCTGAGCTTACCCAACCACGCCACAGCAGGAAATCCACTTTCGATGATGTCGATGCGCTTATCGACGATTCCACCCCGGAACCTGTTGATCTGGAACGGGTGCGCACGAGCCTGGGCGAGCTGGGTATTTCCAAGACCCAGGGCGATGATGTCGCCCTCCTCGCGTGGGTCAACTCAATTCTCATTGGTTTTTTCATCGAGTCTAGCCCTTCCCTGCTCGTCAAGGGCCATTGGGATAGCGACCTCGATGCCGAGCGCGACTTCATGCGCTGCTTCTTGGTGTGTAACGAGTGGAACGAGGACCACATCACCACGAAGGCGTTTTGCACTCAAGACGAGCAGGGCCTTCAGTTACGAGTGGAGTATGTGTGCGACACCGGCGCTGGCTTGAATGACGTTCAGCTCCTCCATAATCTCTCTTTGGCGGTCCACCACATCCTCAAGTGCATCGACCACCTCTCCCGCGAGATCTCGGGCACCCCAGCCGTCGACTGGCCCGAATAG